The DNA window TTCCGGCGATTGCCGGTTTCGGCGTGGCGTGCGAATTGGCCGTGGCGCGCCTGGCGGAAACCGCACAGCACACCGTCCGCTTGCGCGAACAACTGGAAACAGGATTGCTTAGTATGGGTGCGGCGATTTTCGGCAGTAATGCTGCACGCATTCCCAATACTTGCTATTTTGCGCTGCCGGATATCGAGGGTGACACGTTGGTCGTGAAGCTCGACAAAGCCGGTTTTGCCGTTGCCGCCGGGGCGGCGTGCTCCAGCGTGAATCCGGGGCAAAGTCACGTGCTCGCGGCGATGGGGATCGATCCGCTGCTGGCGCGTTGTGCGGTGCGTGTCAGTCTTGGCCGGGACAATACACCGGAACAAGTCGATGGTTTTTTGCGTGCGACGCAACGCATTGTCGCGGAATTGCGGCAAACAAGCAGTATTTCATTTTAAAAGCGCATTGCAGCGAGCAAACTTCGCTACAATGCCGGATTGATCAAACCGCCCCGCGCAATCAATCCCGACATGACCCATCAAACCGAGAAACCGATCAAAGCGATTATCCTGAGCGCCGGACAAGGACGGCGACTGCTGCCGTTGACCGAAAACACACCGAAATGCCTGCTGCCGGTTGCCGACAAACCGGTACTGGCATGGCAACTCGAGGCGCTGCTGGCTGTTGGCGTGACCGACATTACCGTCATCACCGGTTTCCAGGTGGGATTGATCGAAGACTTGCTGCGGCAGCGTTATGCGCAGTATCCGGGCATCAAAATCCTGTTCAACCCGTTTTATGAAGTGGCGGATAATCTCGCCAGTTGCTGGATTGCACGCGGTGAAATGGATAGCGATTTTCTAATTATGAACGGCGATACCGTGATCGAATCCGCGCTGCTGAACAAGGTCTTGAATTCGCAGGCCGCGCCCATTACACTCAGCGTGGATTTCAAGGACAGTTACGATGCCGACGATATGAAAGTGCAACTGGATACCAAGGGTTGGGTACAGCAAGTCAGCAAAATCGTACCGCCGCATGAGGTTAATGCGGAATCGATCGGCTTGATTTATTTCCGCGGCGAAGGCGTACAACTATTCCGGCAAGCCGTGGAAGAAGCGTTACGCCACCCGGCGGAGTTGAAATCGTGGTATTTGTCGATCATCGACCGGCTCGCCAAACAACGTTTGGTTAATTCCTGTTCGATCCAAGGATTGCGCTGGTGCGAAATCGATTTCATCGAAGATTTATCGCGTGCGGGCATTATTTTTAGTCAATGATTTGGCAT is part of the Gammaproteobacteria bacterium genome and encodes:
- a CDS encoding phosphocholine cytidylyltransferase family protein; the encoded protein is MTHQTEKPIKAIILSAGQGRRLLPLTENTPKCLLPVADKPVLAWQLEALLAVGVTDITVITGFQVGLIEDLLRQRYAQYPGIKILFNPFYEVADNLASCWIARGEMDSDFLIMNGDTVIESALLNKVLNSQAAPITLSVDFKDSYDADDMKVQLDTKGWVQQVSKIVPPHEVNAESIGLIYFRGEGVQLFRQAVEEALRHPAELKSWYLSIIDRLAKQRLVNSCSIQGLRWCEIDFIEDLSRAGIIFSQ